A window of the Trichoplusia ni isolate ovarian cell line Hi5 chromosome 4, tn1, whole genome shotgun sequence genome harbors these coding sequences:
- the LOC113493034 gene encoding uncharacterized protein LOC113493034, with translation MTVLTKPSLTIKKIPLIDESHCDEEIIEMHSTGAGKRHGVAAILCMGVTVFLLVLMGVITALQIYDQVASDVSQRNHYQGFCSIPLSRDLPMMDTRKMSLTWKTTPIIKHAEPEVQVVSLLDEDPEHLMDLLREVLDIDIDDSVEKISVFNNGHPVSFIHDFESNITGIVDSARCFTMELDPALVLAPELFVFGLQRGEQFDVSRVRSQLRAALPPAAPAPGGGLRALRACQGKPVYRLQKDSAVAIRKRSVDAPPHDYMHFAGNRIQEIEISNLAELLEYEQNNKQNA, from the exons GAAATCATCGAGATGCACAGCACTGGTGCTGGCAAGAGGCACGGGGTGGCTGCCATCCTGTGCATGGGGGTCACGGTGTTCCTGCTCGTGCTGATGGGCGTCATCACCGCCCTTCAGATATACGATCAAGTGGCCTCTGACGTCTCGCAGCGCAACCACTATCAGGGATTCTGCTCCATTCCTCTCTCTAGG GACTTGCCGATGATGGATACGCGTAAGATGTCTCTCACCTGGAAGACCACACCCATCATAAAGCATGCGGAACCCGAAGTACAG GTAGTGAGTCTTCTAGACGAGGACCCTGAGCACCTGATGGACCTGCTGCGGGAGGTGCTGGACATCGACATCGACGACTCCGTCGAGAAGATCTCCGTGTTCAACAACGGCCATCCCGTCAGCTTCATCCATGACTTCGAATCTAATATTACTG GCATCGTGGACTCGGCGCGCTGCTTCACGATGGAGCTGGACCCGGCGCTGGTGCTGGCCCCCGAGCTGTTCGTGTTCGGGCTGCAGCGCGGCGAGCAGTTCGACGTGTCGCGCGTGCGCAGCCAGCTGCGGGCCGCgctgccgcccgccgcgcccgcgcccggcgGCGGCCTGCGCGCGCTGCGGGCCTGCCAGGGCAAGCCCGTGTACCGGCTGCAGAAGGACAGCGCTGTTGCCA TTCGCAAGCGTTCGGTGGACGCTCCGCCGCACGACTACATGCACTTTGCGGGAAACCGCATCCAGGAGATAGAGATCAGCAACCTCGCTGAGTTGCTCGAGTACGAGCAGAACAACAagcaaaatgcttaa